Below is a window of Planctomycetota bacterium DNA.
CGGACTTCCTGCCGCAGCGCATCGGTCAGCCCCTTCACGGCGTGCTGGCTCGCGACGTGGATGGCGTCTTGGGGCGTCGTCTCGGACGAGACGCTGCCGACGTTGATGAGCGATCCGTGGAAGCGTTGGTCGGTTCGCTGCTTGAAGTGTCCGACGGCCTGACGGGTGCCGTGGAACACGCCGGCGACGGTGGTCTGGAAGACGGCCTTCGCGTCGTCGCTCGTCGTATCCGACTCGCCGGCGTCGTTGATCCAGGTGTCGTAGTCGCCGAATCGCTCGATGGTGGCGTCGTGGAGGCGTTGGGCGTCCCCTTCGATCGAGACGTCGCACGCCACGGCCAAGGCTTCGCCACCATTGCCGTTAATTTCGTCGGCGAGCCTGCGGAGTGCCGGTTCGTCCCGACCGGCGAGCACGAGTCTTGCCCCGCGTTCGGCGGCCAGGCGGGCGGTGACGAGCCCGAGGCCGCTTGCGGCCCCGGTAAGGACGATCACCTGATCCTCGAGGGGCTTGAGCCGACTCATGCCGTGTCGCGGAACAAAAGCGATGCCGGGCAGGCACGGCTTGTGCAGGGTGAGCTCGCCATGCGACCCGATGACGTCAACCTGCGACCGACCGCCAAGAACGTCCTCGGCGGACCACTCGCGGTCTGCGGAACCGACCCGAAGACCGGCTTCTACCGCGACGGCTGCTGCGAGACCGGCCCGCAGGACGTCGGCAGCCACACCGTCTGTGCCGTCGTGACCGAAGAGTTCCTCGCTTTCACCGCCTCACGCGGCAACGACCTGTCAACGCCTCGCCCGGAGTTTCGATTTCCAGGGCTCAAGCCGGGCGACCGCTGGTGCCTGTGCAGCGGGCGATGGCGCGAGGCGGACGAGGCGGGCGTCGCTCCGCCCGTGGTGCTGGAGGCAACGCACGAGCGTGCACTCCGGGCCGTCGATCTCGACAGGTTGGAGGCAAATCGCGTCGAGGCGTAACCGGCAGAAGGGCTTCGGGACAAGTTGTGGATTGAAGTCGACGCGACAGCGTGTCCGATAACGGCGAAGTGTCGTCTGCCGTCCATCGCCTGCTGGCTGCCGATGCCTCGCCCGCGGCGGACGAGGCGTGCTTGGCGGCGGTGCGCCTTGGCGATGACGCAGAGGCCGTTGCCGCGCTGGGGACGTTGCTCGATCGGAATCAACCGGGCGCACTCGTAGAGCTCGTCCGGAGCTTCGACGAGTTGCCGGTCGCCGCTCAGCAGCACGCCGCAGAAAAGGCTCCACAGCTCGCGGCCGCGGCGCAGAAGTGTGCTCGTCGCAACGAGGCCGAAGCTCGGATCGCGGCCGCTCGGTTTGTCGAATCGGCGCGGCACAAGTCGCTCTTGCCGACGCTCGCCTCGCTTCTGCACACGCGCGACGCCGATGTCGCCCGCGCTGCCATGTCGGCCTTGACGGGTTGGATCGAAGACGCGACGTCGACCGAAGATCGCGACGCGCTGACGCACATCGTCGCCGACGCCTTGGAGGACCCACGCGGCGTGGTCGCCTCGGGCCGCACTGCAGAGGAACACCTTGTTGCAGCGGCCGTCGAACTCCTCGGGCGCGGCACACGTGCCCGGCCGCTTGCGGACCTGATCCGTCGACGCGGCGGTGCCTCGGCCGCCAGGCTGAATGCCCCACGGACCGCCGGCGACGTGGCCGCCTGTCTCTCCGGCGCCGCGGCTGCGAAACCGATTCTGGCCGAGGCGTTGCGCAACGCACCGACCTCTGTCGCGGTCCACTTTGTCCGTCGGGCGCACTTGCTGTCCGACGCACGGCTCGCCGCCACGGTGGCGACGCTGCAGGACGGACCCTTCTGGTCGACGTCGCGTCTGACCGATCTGCTCGGCCAGCTCGACTCCGATGTCGAAGACACACTGCAGCCCGACGATCTGCCGAATCTGACGACATGGGTCGTTTCGGGCGCGACGCTTGACGTCGAGGCGTTGCTCGTCCAGATCGACGAGGCCGCGGGCGACCATGCCGAACTTCGGCACCGCATCGCCCGTCGGGCTGCGACGCTCTCGGCATCGCGTGGGATTGACTTGTCGCCGGCGTGGATGGACCGATTCGCTGGCTCCGCCGACGCTCGGCTGGCGCGCTTCGGCGCTCGCGAGCTCGCCCGCCGGAGCCGTGGCATCGAGGCCGACGGTACAGGACGCACGCCGAGTCAGCGTCAGCAGGCCGAGCGGTTGTTGCTGGCACGGTGTTGCAGTTCGCCCGCGATTCGTCGCGCCTGCACGCCGGAACTCACGGCTTCGTTCGAGCGCGTCTTCCGCAAGCTCGTTCGCCTCGAACCCACTGCCAAACGTCCATCCGGGCAGGCCTCGGTGCGCAAGGTTCGCGCAGCTGGGCTGGCCCTGTTGAAACTGCTGCCCGACGCATCGCGTCGTCTCGATCGTCTCGCCTCGACCGGGCCGGTGTCGTCGCGGATGCTGGCGTTGTCGCTGGCCGAAGAGGCAGGTGTCGCCGTGCCGCAGGCGATTCTGCGATGCGCTCGATCCGGCGACGCGAAGCT
It encodes the following:
- a CDS encoding SDR family NAD(P)-dependent oxidoreductase, which codes for MSRLKPLEDQVIVLTGAASGLGLVTARLAAERGARLVLAGRDEPALRRLADEINGNGGEALAVACDVSIEGDAQRLHDATIERFGDYDTWINDAGESDTTSDDAKAVFQTTVAGVFHGTRQAVGHFKQRTDQRFHGSLINVGSVSSETTPQDAIHVASQHAVKGLTDALRQEVRLDKLPVNVALVVPSADATPDDEAACESVARAILHAAQHRTRGLGASDPLSMLGAVLPSVVETFVLAVLPSSSANGDRGESGATRLPSRIKAHPLTSAALSAGAALIISAVAGVTRDDADDEL
- a CDS encoding DUF2237 domain-containing protein, translated to MRPDDVNLRPTAKNVLGGPLAVCGTDPKTGFYRDGCCETGPQDVGSHTVCAVVTEEFLAFTASRGNDLSTPRPEFRFPGLKPGDRWCLCSGRWREADEAGVAPPVVLEATHERALRAVDLDRLEANRVEA
- a CDS encoding HEAT repeat domain-containing protein, which encodes MSDNGEVSSAVHRLLAADASPAADEACLAAVRLGDDAEAVAALGTLLDRNQPGALVELVRSFDELPVAAQQHAAEKAPQLAAAAQKCARRNEAEARIAAARFVESARHKSLLPTLASLLHTRDADVARAAMSALTGWIEDATSTEDRDALTHIVADALEDPRGVVASGRTAEEHLVAAAVELLGRGTRARPLADLIRRRGGASAARLNAPRTAGDVAACLSGAAAAKPILAEALRNAPTSVAVHFVRRAHLLSDARLAATVATLQDGPFWSTSRLTDLLGQLDSDVEDTLQPDDLPNLTTWVVSGATLDVEALLVQIDEAAGDHAELRHRIARRAATLSASRGIDLSPAWMDRFAGSADARLARFGARELARRSRGIEADGTGRTPSQRQQAERLLLARCCSSPAIRRACTPELTASFERVFRKLVRLEPTAKRPSGQASVRKVRAAGLALLKLLPDASRRLDRLASTGPVSSRMLALSLAEEAGVAVPQAILRCARSGDAKLRARASTLLAGVAGDKNLALLRTLLNDADDRVRANAVESLQNLGRLREADDLRRLLHARERLGRNRERANAIVALDANGLGDAERPLFDMLRDRRANHRLSGVWAVGETRRWRLLDEVARLARSDGDAGVRKLATKTVRRVATELRGRTKKTKPLQAAAASVVGFALVTSHASASDFDASRLEALRGGFGGNEASADAGPWLAAAVMVVSGGIAIGLIARKVRQALQRRSIGPAAMDRRLCKALGLPSNAARRLRHLATRADLPSAATLLLCPSLIKKLANRMGPQDRLVLDLALLRVAS